GGGCTAACTTTGTATATCTCTGGTGCAACCTCGTCTCAATTGGAAAATATTTCCAGTCTCGTGCCACAATTCTAACCCAAGTCTTgactccatcatacatgtccttcATCGTCCTAATGTAAGCCTGGTACACCTCTAATCTCCGAGCATCTTTAGAGGACTttcctcaaaattttattgtaggcttttttaaaataaaaaaacaccATATGTGGGACAAGAAAATGAACTATATAACCCTTGTAAACGTCACAACCAAGACACTAGCGTTACTCCATTTCAAAATgattgataaattttaaaaaagttttagGTTGgagaaattatgcaattcaaACCTAATAGTATTGATAAGTTCTGCAATTTTTACAACtttctctttttattatttctccATTTCAAAATGattgataaattttataaaagttttaggttagagaaattatgcaattcaaACCTAATAGTATTGACAGGTTCTACATTTTTTTACagcttttttttattattatttcaagaTAATAATTCGATAAACATCAAGCTCTTGAAGATTCGCTCTTGAGAACCTCTTATCTCTTTCTTCAAAGCCTCATTCGAAGGTTGGCAAGCCAGCAAAAACATCTTATTTAGCATTGATTTATGCAGTGGATTCATTTGAGTCACATTTACAGTACTAGCTCCACTTATGTAACCATTTGTACTTAATAATTAGCATTGTTTTTGGGTCATGAGTAATTAGCATTGTTAATGCTGCTGAACATTCAACAGGTTGTGAAAACTGAAAACCCAATACCCATTGGGTTTTGCTTCTACATTTGTCATATCACAATTCAcaagaaagaaatattttttatgtcaaAACAAAACTTTACAACAAGCAAATAATGAGTTCAATATCTTAATAGCTTTAGTAGACTATTGGCCCTGTTAGCCAAGCTTATTTTCTCTTGAaaagcttcttttttttaaaaaatgcttatttttaaaaatgaggtGTTTTGACCAATTCTAAGAAGAAAATAAGTATTTATAAAGAGTAGCAAAAACCATTTTTCAAAAGCCATCCTGAagctaaaaaaaaagtaattattcCCTAAAAAACCTTATCTGGAAAATATACttaaaaacatttttaaaaagcCTGATTAAACAGTATTTATTGATCAAAATGCTCTTCAAATTTATTGATCAAACACATTAATTCTCACCTAAGTCCAGAAGTACTCTTTTGAAAagcatttttcaaaataaattttacttgTTATGATTTGTAAAATTTCTAGCTAAAGGTTAGAAGTACCAGTTTCAATTCTAATGAGGATTTTTCTTtatctagagaaaaaaaaaagtatcaaaatacTAAGTTTCAATACTAACGTTTCTATAAAATTTGAACAGAAGTTAATTACATACATGAATCCATCTTAAAATAAGGTTTCCACGAGTTGTAAAAGAGAACTTTTCCCAGCAACTATTCCAGAAGGCTACTGCGCTTAGTATCTATACCTGTTGTATCCTCCTAAACTAGAAGATCCATACCCCTCAAAATGCTGAGAGTCAAATGAAGATGATGAATAGGGGTCACCGTAACGTGAAAAAGAACCAAATCCAGGCTCACGCATCCCATACATTCTCGGGGCTGGCTCTTTGTGGTTGTTAATGAACTCCTGCACAAAGACAAGTGAATAAACAAGCATAAGCTAGCTGAGTCGTGCTTTTATCAATATTTTTATCCTTTACCATCTTGTTTCTCCCAATGTTTCAATGAAACGTGTAGAGCCAACCGTACCCTATAACAAGGAGACCTCAAAGTAAAGataaataataagaacaataaacCAAATAGGCACTTGGTACAAATAGAACAAACTACTTAATTTCTAAGAATCAATACTTGTAACAGTATTCAACATCCATACTAGAGATTTCTCTACCAAGCCCACCTAGAGTTCCTCTTTCCAAACATCTGTATAGAATGCAACAACCTAAACTTGCAGACAGTTTAAGACCACAAAGTTCTGCTCTCAACACCCCAAAACTACCAACAAGTGGTTCTAGCATATTCAGATCTTTGTAATCCAAAGAAAAAGGTCTCTGAGGGAATATAATCTGCTAGAGTACACACATAAATGAATAACAACACCAGCTAAAGTGCCATGATCGCCTGCTATAGACTCTTATGAAACTACAAATTACTTGTGGCCACagaatatataaaagaaaaaaatgaggtGCAGGGCGATGGTCTGACCACTAAAGATGAGCTCCATACCTGAATAAGCTGTTCAGCTGTTTGAACTTCTGATGAGGTACCCTTAATCTCTATAGTTATTTCCTCAGGTACTCTGCTCTCTTGCACAGTGAGAGCCGCCCTACTTGTTCGGCGAATATATGCTATATTGCCTCCACCAACACCAATGATGTCCTCAGCATACGCCAGCGGTACTTGCATAACCTTTGTTATCTGATAAGGAAGAAGGATAGAAACAATCCATAGATCAGAGCTGAGGCATTAAATACATTTAGCTAATGGTCATATTCCTAGGCTAGTGGCTAAGCAGAAAGAAAGAGTTTCTACAGATTCAAGTTCAAGAGCAGGATATTAATACAGAGTGGATCcaggttttttctttttttctttttataacaCGAATATCCATGGGGTTTGAGTGAAAATTGAAAGCCTCAATTAAACCAGCATTCTCGGGAGTATCCTTGTTTCTATTTTCTACTAAGCCACTTCATCTACCAGACACTTCATCTACTAGACTTTTCTCAGAAGGGATAAATTGAATTAGTTCAGGACAACTAGTCCACACATGTTTCAAAAAACGCAACCCCACAAGACCACAAAAGGAGGCAGGAAGCCACTCATAACCAGAAGGTGTATACATATCCACAGAAAGAACGTGCAAAATTCCATTTATGATGAAGTTATATATTTTAGGCGATTCACAGGTTCCACTGACAAGAAGATTGAACTTTTATGAACTCATTAAATCTTCTGCCCCCTTAAAGAAAGGGTTCTACTCAGTTGTGGGATAGGTATTTCTAATCCAATTATCAAGGCATGAAAGAATTGAATCCTAAAATAGCATTCAAACAACAGGAAATGATTTTcttctttataaaaaaaataggaaatgaaattaaaaAGGTGAGAGATAAAAAATATGAACTTGATGGGAAAGGAATAGAAGTTATCAAATGGCGAACACTCAACTATTTTTCTCCTTaacacaaagaaaagaaaacttgttggcaatttttTTCTATATGTTACACAAGTGCTTTTTAAAAGACAGGAGCACAAGGCAAGTGTTTACTTGGCAAAAGTTACAAGGTGTGGGGCATAAGCCACAACTTTTAAGTTTAAATAACTTATAATCTAACTAAATAAGCGTatacttaaaaattatgaagTACACAGCTCAACAAAATTGCAAAAGACAAGTACGAAGattgatgtatatattatgCCTACAAGAACTGAGGGCCATTGAGCTTTTTTGcaaaaaagaaggaaacataAAAGAAGTGTAGAAGACTCTGGGGCGCACACCTAGTACAAAACACTCTTTAGCATGGCCAGCTTTGGACTTAGGAGGAAGATGCCGTAGGAAGGAGTCATCGAAAGAACCCAGCTTCTCAGTGTCAGAGGAACATACTTTGAAGAGAAAAGGATTTGTGAAATCTTGCCTGGTTGAGTCTGGAGCTAAATGGGAAGGTTCATCGGATGTTGTTAGAAATTGGGCTGCCGAGGAGTGGTTGAAGATTACGCATCTGAACGACACCCATTTCTTGTTTGAGAAGAAGTGTGCCACtgttagagaaaaatattgggCGTAGGAATGTGATTTTGTGCGTGAGCCTCTGATTTTAATCATGAAGAACTAAAGGAGACCCATCAAACTTGATGACAAAGGATGGAAAAAGAATAGAGCTGTTGAACGGCTTTGGAGAAGTTGGTGTTTCAATGATGTTCGACCAATCCTGTTTTTGATAGGATTTTCTTTTTTGCAAAATGAACTGAACATCAGTGTTTTAGTATCTACAAAAAATCTTGGCACTAACAGGTTTAGAAGAAAAGATGCTTCAAGATTCTAAGAGTGGATCACACTAAGCAGGGGTATTTTAGCATCTTATGTTGTATGATTGTATCACTTGATGTTTGTATAATGCGGAACTTTTGGAGGTCACATGAAGTAGATGTGCATTCCTGGCGGATCTAGCATAGTGTGAAGTTAAAATTTGTTAGACTCGACACAGAGCTTGGTTAGACAAACTTCAGGTCGTATCAAGCACTCTTGTGAGAATTCATTTCACGCTACTCAAAAACAGATAGAGCTTATTTATGCACGGTATAAATATCGATTCTCCGCTACGAAATGGGACCAACTTAAACCACAATGAAGCCACAAATTCCATGAGACTGGCAGAAAATGGAGACATAGAGTATCCATAAAACTGACCTGTGTTACTATAGGACCAGCTCGGCCAGCCACAGAAGCACGTATGCCACCAAGTCCAGTAGCCTGTCCATATCGTGATAGTGTAGAGTCCATGGGAGTTTCGTGATCAAGTAAGTAAATGTCTCGGTTCATGGAAAAGGAATAATCAGAAACTGCTGCAGCTTGGGATGCAGGTGCAGGAACAGAAGGCTGGAACTTTGAGGACTGTGATTTATCAGCCCAGGACTCCGCTAGCCGATCTTGAGAGATATTTGCATTGCACTGGCAGGAGAACATGTATTAGTAAaaacacatttagaaaattaagCTTCAGTCAATAGTATCAAACTTACCGTCTTTTCAAATATAGGTATCATACTATGATCAACCAAAAACTTTCTCAGTAGTCCAACAACCGCCTCAAAAGCATCAAGCACCTTCAAACCTTCTCCATGAATTTCAACAATCCTTTCATCCGCAGTGGCATAAGGGGCCACATCATCTGTGAAATTCAGAAATTGTTAGATGTTACCACATGACTGAATGTTCTGTGTCACACAATAATAGCAAACCAAACAATTGCTACCATCACGAATTACATAGAAATACACTTCAAGATCTAATCTTGAACTGCGATTTCATAACCAGTGTGTGGTCATCTGGTATGATCCAGAAAAGAGAAGCTCACCCTCAGATAACACTCGCAGCGAGGCACCAGATCTTTCCTGGATTGACTTGATCGTAGAACCATGTTTCCCGATCAAGTGAATAGCTTGTGAAGAAGCCACCAGTAACCTTGAAGAGCAAAATGCAACACCAGCAGCTGCTGCTCCTGGATCATCATCGTTTAGTCCAGCAACACGCTTGAATATTCTAAAAGCAGCATTCATTGCCGGAGATACTTGTGCATCTGGATCTTCTCTTCCAGATATTAGGACCTGAAAAGCATATGCAGGAAGTCAGCAAGGAGTGGTACAGTTTCTTTTCATTTGAACACCTTGAATATATAAAGTCAAATCATGTGAAGCATATAGCTGAAAAAAGGATATCATTTCAAGATGAAAACTATTTGTTCCACCTTGCATTTGTACATTTACCAAGTAGACAGCAATTTCAAAGGTTAGATAGCATGTCAAACATTGTCCCCCCAAAAAAACTAAATGCGTTTTAGGCAActatattaaatttatataacaTGTCAACCAGAAATTTATCACCCTCCCCCAGAGCAACAGAGAGAAGGAAGGTCATATATTACGAATAGCATACAGATGATCATATGTTCCAACAATCACCTCCACGAAATACGAACCAGGAGCAGCCTCTATCAAACTATAAGAGTAATTTTCCTAACTAATATCTCAAAACCAGACAGTTCCTAAGGCTCAAAGCTACAACCGTGAAGGTTATATAAGAGAGTTGGCAGCAGAGGTAACAGTCAAATATCAGCCAACATCTTAACTAGCACTGTGATCTGTTGCAATAGAAAGATACATGAAGGGAGGTAAAGAGGAGAGATAAGGAACTGTTTCCCTTGTTTTGCTAGAAAGATACTTCACGTTAGCGTACTTCAGTATTTCCATTAGAGGTAGAAAGAAACTATATCTTAGTCCCCCCCCCTGACCAAACTGTACCAGACAATCTAGGGTAAAGCAATGATAATTTATCCTTCCCGAAATGCTCATTCCCTCCCTTTCTTGAACCAAAAGTATGCCACATTCTAGTCAACAAAGCCATCAACCAATAGGAAGTTCAAAATGATCATGCCTAAAcatttttgtattattaaatCGCATACCAGTTAAAGTGCAACAACCATCTAGACTAAAAGTGCTTTTAAGCACCTACTTTAGGCCAAAAAAGTACAAAAACAAACTAAACACCAAAAGTTGGATATGAACAACTTATGGCTTTTAGCTTTTACCTTTTAGCTTATAAgctacttaaaaaaataatccaaacaCCCCCTAAGAATGCAAGGAAAACCGaagaaatataaagtaatatgaTTTGGAACATATCAAAAAGGCAAAATAAACAATGAAAGAAGCagcataaaataatatgattcCAGACCTAcaaaaaagacaaaataaaacaaaccctaagagtTAGTGTAAGATTAGAATTGAATACCAACTAGAGGTTCCCCTACTCGAAGGCATTTGCGAGAGTGAATCTCAAAGCTCATCTCAGGGGGGGGAAACATTATAAAATGTCTTATGAGGCAGAGAGGGAAGCCTTTAGGGTTAAGGCCTACACCTCAAGCATTCAGATACAAAGTTTTTAAGCCTTTTGGATCTATTTTGAGTTATGAATAACAGCAAACCCAACATTGGAAAGAGCACCCAATGTAACTTTATAGCATATAGCAAGATTTAAAATGCAACTCAAGAAAAAGACCAACTAGCAGTATAATCTCAAGAGATACAAAttcatttcaactcaaatgtTTGACATAAGTTCTTGATGGAATTTACTGTTCCATGTTTTCCTGATACCACTTCACAACAATTGATGTTTtttacacaaaaaaataaaaaggaaaacttcaagtaaattttaAACATAAATTTACCAATTAGAAACATtccaaattcaaataaaaatcgCAAAAGAGTAACaaaaacccaaaaaagaaaCAGAAATCAAATGAGTTATCAAAACATTATTGAATTCATAACATACGATTCGATCagcattgccaagagggccttCCAAGACACGAATGCGGGCGCCAGTCTCATCACACATCCTCTTTACAAGTTCTCCCTTACGCCCAATTATACTACCAACTTTCACAAGTGGCACAACTAGACGGAAAACGTTGTCTCCAGGCCAACCCGGCCATTTCTGCACAATCGCAAGCGATTCCCCAGCAGCCTCAGGTTTTACAGCAACCATTTCAGTCGGCAGCGAATTGGTAACCTCGGATTTTACAGCAAACGATTTCGGCGGCGGCGCCACCGCAGATGATTCTTGATTTGACGGTGGAAATGAGTCGGTTACAGCAGAAAACACCATTGATGATTTCAGAAAAAGAGAGTGAAGAGTGAAGAGTGAAGGAGAGTTTTGACTCAGATTTTCTGAGGGTTTTTTGGTTTTTAAGCGAAAAAAGGGGAAAGGTGTCAATATAACGGTTCGGCGTCACTTTCTAAAAAAGCTTCATTGttttattttctataaatataaattagggtttattttccaaattatgatttaaaatcatgatataaaattaaaatattaattaaacgacataaatttgatatataaataagaaaaatcaattgaatatcaaaataaaaagtgCTCTAATAAAAGCAATTATATTTTCTTACTAATAATTAAAACAATGATTGTTTAAAGTTTATCGAGTTTTCTAAAAATTTGCATATTGTTTAACTGAATAAAAACGTcaaaaacattaaaaataataattttccaAGCACATAAATAGTCGTGAGCTTTTTCTGAAATATGAAGTCAAAAGAGTAATTTTTCTTATCTAAAATGGATAAATGAATACTTACTTTTTATACGACAAAAACAGATAGTCTTTAGACTTTGAGCgacttttcaaaattaataacGATTGCACGGACGctaattcattttaattattttatattattctaGTAAGACATTAGGCCAAGCGACTTACCCTTATTAATTTTAGTAAATCGTTGGATTTTTAGTGACGTAACATTatttctaaaatttaaattattgtgAATTAAACGACTCGATAAATATTAAATCCACAtattttttaactaaaaaaaaagtcaaatacATTAAGAATAATAATTTTGCGAGCACATAAATAGTCGTGAGCTTTTTTCTGGAATCTAAAGTTAGAAggttcattttttaaaatcaaaaatggATAAACAAACACTTACTTTTTATATGATCAAAACGGATAGTCGTTAGACTTTGAGCgacttttcaaaattaataacGGTTGTACGACTATTTatcctttttaattatttttttattatttaagtaATTCGTTAGGCCAAGCGACTTACcattattaattttagtaatTCGTTGGATTTTGAGCGACTTGCGTTATTGTTCCAACGACttaccattattatttttagtaaatcGTTGGATTTTGAATGACTTAATATTACTTTGAAAATTTAAGTCGTTGTGAGTTAAACGACTCGTTAAATATTAAATCCACATATTGTTTAACTGAACAAAAATGTCAAATATGTTAAAAATAGTAATTTCGCAAGCATAAACAGTTGTGAGCCTTTTTCTGAAATATGAAGTCAAAAGAGTAATTTTCCTTATCTAAAATGGATAAACGAATACTTACTTTTTATACGACAAAAACAGATAGTCATTATATTTTGAGCgacttttcaaaattaataatgACTGCACGGACGctaattcattttaattattttatattattctaGTAAGTCGTTAGGCCAAGCGACTTACCCTTATTAATTTTAGTAAATCGTAGGATTTTGAGTGACTTGACATTatttctaaaatttaaattattgtgA
The genomic region above belongs to Solanum dulcamara chromosome 5, daSolDulc1.2, whole genome shotgun sequence and contains:
- the LOC129889490 gene encoding RNA-binding KH domain-containing protein PEPPER-like, with the protein product MVFSAVTDSFPPSNQESSAVAPPPKSFAVKSEVTNSLPTEMVAVKPEAAGESLAIVQKWPGWPGDNVFRLVVPLVKVGSIIGRKGELVKRMCDETGARIRVLEGPLGNADRIVLISGREDPDAQVSPAMNAAFRIFKRVAGLNDDDPGAAAAGVAFCSSRLLVASSQAIHLIGKHGSTIKSIQERSGASLRVLSEDDVAPYATADERIVEIHGEGLKVLDAFEAVVGLLRKFLVDHSMIPIFEKTCNANISQDRLAESWADKSQSSKFQPSVPAPASQAAAVSDYSFSMNRDIYLLDHETPMDSTLSRYGQATGLGGIRASVAGRAGPIVTQITKVMQVPLAYAEDIIGVGGGNIAYIRRTSRAALTVQESRVPEEITIEIKGTSSEVQTAEQLIQEFINNHKEPAPRMYGMREPGFGSFSRYGDPYSSSSFDSQHFEGYGSSSLGGYNRYRY